A window of Arcobacter acticola genomic DNA:
CCCACCAAGTGATGAAGGTTTTGCTCTTGCAAAACAACATTCAGCTGATTTCTTTATACAAATTTGTGGAGGACATCCATATTTTAATGAAAATAGAGGAGCACCAATGATGGCTGCACGACATCAACCATTTGCTATTACACAAGAAGCTAGAAGGATATGGTTAGAATCTTATATTATGGTTTTAACACCACTTAACATGCCAGATGACTTAAAAAAATCTTTCTGGAACTATCTTGATATTTTTTCTATTTGGATGATGAATACTCCTGAAAAATAATAAAAATGGCTTCGCCCATTTTTATTAAATAATATTATTTATCCTGTATTTGTCGTAATGTTTCTTAATTTAATAATATTTTTACAAAAAATATACTTAAAATAAATATTTTTTTTGATA
This region includes:
- a CDS encoding globin; the protein is MQFTITQGQLGTRPPVVKPDPKVLEFLGEEGMRKLISDHYDLLRESNIKGLFPPSDEGFALAKQHSADFFIQICGGHPYFNENRGAPMMAARHQPFAITQEARRIWLESYIMVLTPLNMPDDLKKSFWNYLDIFSIWMMNTPEK